A region from the Thauera humireducens genome encodes:
- the earP gene encoding elongation factor P maturation arginine rhamnosyltransferase EarP gives MQSVHRSSALNWEIFCQVVDNFGDIGVCWRLARDLAARTGSQVRLWVDDWTVLTRICPEARTLDPQQGGRVAGVDLRQWTDPFPRVAPADVVIEAFACEIPEAHLQAMAARTPVPVWINLEYLSAEDWVAGCHALASPHPRLPLVKHFFFPGFDEGTGGLLREPDLLARRDAFRADSAGRGDWLARRGVLAGHDETCVSLFAYEQARLPGLIRLWTQGAQRLHVLVPEGRVLGDVERALGRTALKVGDCIHEGSLSVHVLPFTDQDGYDELLWACDLNFVRGEDSFVRAQWAGVPCVWQIYPQDEDAHFDKLEAFMARYLAGAALPEAEAFGAFWRAWNGRGDPAAAWPAFAAALPGLQRRAARWCDDLARQSDLVSRLTGFCSHIPAVAG, from the coding sequence ATGCAGTCCGTTCATCGCTCATCTGCCCTTAACTGGGAGATCTTCTGTCAGGTTGTGGATAATTTTGGGGATATTGGCGTCTGCTGGCGGCTCGCACGCGATCTCGCGGCTCGGACGGGATCTCAGGTCCGCTTGTGGGTGGACGATTGGACGGTGCTGACGCGCATCTGTCCCGAGGCACGAACGCTCGATCCGCAGCAGGGGGGACGGGTTGCCGGTGTCGACTTGCGGCAGTGGACGGATCCGTTCCCGCGGGTGGCGCCGGCCGATGTCGTGATCGAGGCGTTCGCCTGCGAGATCCCGGAGGCGCACCTGCAGGCAATGGCGGCGCGAACGCCGGTGCCGGTGTGGATCAATCTCGAGTACCTGTCGGCCGAGGACTGGGTGGCCGGTTGTCATGCGCTGGCATCGCCGCATCCGCGCCTGCCGCTGGTGAAGCACTTCTTCTTTCCCGGTTTCGACGAAGGCACGGGGGGCCTGCTGCGCGAGCCGGACCTGCTCGCGCGCCGCGATGCCTTCCGCGCCGATTCGGCCGGGCGGGGCGACTGGCTCGCGCGCCGCGGCGTGCTTGCCGGCCATGACGAGACCTGCGTGTCGCTGTTCGCCTACGAACAGGCCCGGCTGCCCGGCCTCATCCGCCTCTGGACGCAGGGGGCGCAGCGACTGCATGTGCTGGTTCCCGAAGGGCGGGTGCTGGGCGATGTCGAACGTGCGCTGGGGCGCACCGCGCTGAAGGTCGGCGATTGCATTCACGAAGGCAGTCTGAGCGTGCATGTGCTGCCCTTCACCGACCAGGATGGCTACGACGAGCTGCTGTGGGCCTGCGACCTGAACTTCGTGCGCGGTGAGGATTCCTTCGTGCGCGCACAGTGGGCCGGCGTGCCCTGCGTGTGGCAGATCTATCCGCAGGACGAGGATGCGCACTTCGACAAGCTCGAGGCCTTCATGGCCCGCTACCTTGCCGGTGCGGCCCTGCCCGAGGCGGAAGCGTTCGGCGCCTTCTGGCGCGCCTGGAACGGACGCGGTGACCCGGCGGCCGCCTGGCCGGCCTTCGCCGCCGCGCTGCCCGGACTGCAGCGTCGTGCCGCGCGCTGGTGCGACGACCTGGCGCGACAATCGGATCTTGTTTCACGCTTGACAGGATTCTGTTCCCACATTCCGGCCGTCGCGGGGTAG
- the efp gene encoding elongation factor P codes for MKTAQELRSGNVIMVGSDPLVVQKAEYNKSGRNAAVVKMKLKNLLTGAPSESVYKADDKFEVVVLDRKEVTYSYFADPMYVFMDADYEQYEVEAENMTDALKYLEDGLQCEVVFYNGKAISVELPNSVVREVVYTEPAVKGDTSGKVMKPAKISTGFELPVPAFVEIGDKIEIDTRTDEYKNRVK; via the coding sequence ATGAAAACCGCTCAGGAACTCCGCTCCGGCAACGTCATCATGGTCGGTAGCGACCCGCTGGTGGTGCAGAAGGCCGAATACAACAAGTCCGGCCGCAACGCCGCGGTCGTCAAGATGAAGCTCAAGAACCTGCTGACCGGCGCGCCCTCCGAATCGGTCTACAAGGCTGACGACAAGTTCGAAGTGGTCGTGCTCGACCGCAAGGAAGTGACCTACTCCTACTTCGCCGATCCGATGTACGTGTTCATGGACGCCGACTACGAGCAGTACGAAGTCGAAGCCGAGAACATGACCGACGCGCTGAAGTACCTCGAAGACGGCCTGCAGTGCGAAGTCGTGTTCTACAACGGCAAGGCCATCTCGGTCGAACTGCCGAACAGCGTCGTGCGCGAAGTCGTCTACACCGAGCCTGCCGTCAAGGGCGACACCTCGGGCAAGGTCATGAAGCCGGCCAAGATCTCCACGGGCTTCGAGCTGCCGGTGCCGGCCTTCGTCGAAATCGGTGACAAGATCGAGATCGACACCCGTACCGACGAGTACAAGAACCGCGTCAAGTAA